In Patulibacter sp. SYSU D01012, a single window of DNA contains:
- a CDS encoding MFS transporter — translation MSAATVAAPPDARERLQRRTIRVLLLSQVFAGAGLAAGVSVGALLAQDMLGSTGSSGLPTALFTLGSAVAAMLVGRASQRSGRRAGLAAGYAVGAVGGAGVVLAAAIDSVPLLFAALVLYGSGTATNLQARYAGGDLADRSGRARAMSTVLVATTLGAVVGPNLTDPTGALAEAIGVRALAGPFMLATVAYAAAGAAVAVLLRPDPLLTARRWAADDLAAAPAGTAPAASDATPRAVLFAGAAMVITQAVMVAIMTMTPVHMHDHGHGLGASGLVISIHIAAMYLPSPLSGHLVDRYGRRAVLSGGGAVLLAAGLVAGVAPADSTVLLAVGLALLGFGWSLGLAAGTAMVTDAAPLDRRAQIQGAVDVSVAVAGATGGLASGYVVASFGYTALSLTGGVLGLLLLPIVVRLGAEARR, via the coding sequence TTGAGCGCGGCGACGGTGGCGGCGCCGCCCGACGCGCGCGAGCGGCTGCAGCGGCGGACGATCCGCGTCCTGCTCCTGTCGCAGGTCTTCGCCGGCGCCGGCCTGGCCGCCGGCGTGTCCGTCGGCGCGCTGCTCGCCCAGGACATGCTCGGCTCGACCGGCTCGTCCGGCCTGCCGACCGCGCTGTTCACCCTCGGCTCCGCGGTCGCCGCGATGCTCGTCGGCCGCGCGTCCCAGCGCTCCGGGCGCCGCGCCGGCCTGGCGGCCGGCTACGCCGTCGGGGCCGTGGGCGGCGCCGGGGTGGTCCTGGCGGCCGCGATCGACAGCGTCCCGCTGCTGTTCGCCGCGCTCGTCCTGTACGGCTCCGGCACCGCCACCAACCTGCAGGCGCGGTACGCCGGCGGCGACCTGGCCGACCGCTCGGGGCGCGCCCGCGCGATGAGCACGGTCCTCGTCGCGACCACGCTCGGCGCCGTCGTCGGCCCCAACCTGACGGACCCGACCGGCGCGCTCGCCGAGGCGATCGGCGTGCGCGCCCTCGCGGGCCCGTTCATGCTGGCGACGGTCGCCTACGCGGCCGCCGGCGCCGCGGTCGCCGTGCTGCTGCGCCCCGACCCGCTGCTGACCGCCCGCCGGTGGGCCGCCGACGACCTGGCCGCCGCCCCCGCGGGCACGGCGCCGGCGGCCAGCGACGCCACCCCGCGCGCCGTCCTCTTCGCCGGCGCCGCGATGGTCATCACGCAAGCCGTGATGGTGGCGATCATGACGATGACGCCGGTGCACATGCACGACCACGGCCACGGCCTGGGCGCGTCGGGCCTGGTCATCTCGATCCACATCGCGGCGATGTACCTGCCGTCGCCGCTGTCGGGCCACCTCGTCGACCGCTACGGCCGCCGGGCCGTCCTGTCCGGCGGCGGCGCCGTGCTCTTGGCCGCGGGGCTCGTGGCCGGCGTGGCGCCCGCGGACTCCACCGTCCTGCTGGCGGTCGGCCTGGCGCTGCTGGGCTTCGGCTGGAGCCTGGGCCTGGCCGCCGGCACCGCGATGGTCACCGACGCCGCACCGCTCGACCGCCGCGCGCAGATCCAGGGCGCCGTGGACGTCAGCGTCGCCGTCGCCGGCGCGACCGGGGGCCTAGCCAGCGGCTACGTGGTCGCCTCGTTCGGCTACACCGCCCTGTCGCTCACGGGCGGCGTGCTCGGCCTGCTGCTGCTGCCGATCGTCGTCCGCCTGGGCGCGGAGGCACGCCGCTAG
- a CDS encoding LysR family transcriptional regulator, whose amino-acid sequence MDDLETRELRYFVAVAEELHFGRAAERLRIAQPPLSRAIRKLELRLGVTLLDRDRRGVALTDAGRVLLAEARPILAAVGAAARRTRDAAAPARPLVLATKAGASHELLRRLLDAAAADPAAPPVEVLLCEVGEQAGLLREGRADVALMHRPYDDLDGFETADLVTEGQVAILPRDHPLAARETLTMAEVQHVPDLPIARWPLLGGGYPEGPGPEVHTQAQLAQLVALGRTLLVIPASSRAWQWPEHVAVPVVDAPDVTTVIGWRPCSRTPALQALVRAATTVGDAAAATA is encoded by the coding sequence GTGGACGACCTCGAGACGCGCGAGCTGCGGTACTTCGTCGCGGTCGCGGAGGAGCTGCACTTCGGGCGCGCCGCCGAGCGGCTGCGGATCGCGCAGCCGCCGCTCTCCCGCGCGATCCGCAAGCTCGAGCTGCGGCTGGGCGTGACGCTGCTCGACCGCGACCGGCGGGGCGTCGCGCTGACGGACGCCGGCCGCGTGCTGCTGGCCGAGGCGCGGCCGATCCTGGCGGCGGTCGGCGCGGCGGCGCGGCGCACCCGGGACGCCGCGGCCCCCGCGCGGCCGCTCGTCCTGGCGACGAAGGCCGGGGCGTCGCACGAGCTGCTGCGCCGCCTGCTGGACGCCGCGGCGGCCGACCCCGCCGCGCCGCCCGTCGAGGTGCTGCTGTGCGAGGTCGGCGAGCAGGCCGGGCTGCTGCGCGAGGGGCGCGCCGACGTGGCGCTCATGCACCGCCCGTACGACGACCTGGACGGCTTCGAGACCGCCGACCTGGTCACCGAGGGCCAGGTCGCGATCCTGCCGCGGGACCACCCCCTCGCCGCCCGCGAGACGCTGACGATGGCCGAGGTCCAGCACGTCCCCGACCTGCCGATCGCCCGCTGGCCCCTGCTCGGCGGCGGCTACCCCGAGGGGCCGGGCCCCGAGGTCCACACGCAGGCGCAGCTCGCCCAGCTCGTCGCGCTGGGCCGCACGCTGCTCGTCATCCCCGCGTCGAGCCGCGCGTGGCAGTGGCCCGAGCACGTCGCGGTGCCGGTCGTCGACGCCCCCGACGTGACGACGGTGATCGGCTGGCGGCCGTGCAGCCGCACGCCGGCGCTGCAGGCGCTCGTCCGCGCGGCGACGACGGTGGGCGACGCCGCCGCGGCGACGGCCTGA
- a CDS encoding MFS transporter, with protein sequence MSTTTTPPVAAAPTSSRTYPSLRAAWIPMTALCLAFFVEMVDNTLLSIALPTIGRDLGAGTTDLQWVTGAYSLTFGGLLLTAGSIADRWGRRRVLLIGLALFGALSLLVVFVDSSPGLIALRAGLGIAAAMMAPITNSLVFRLFEEDALRMRAMTVMIVVGMSGFILGPLLGGTALAHVRWEWLLAVNAPIAVIASVGVRLGVAPDRPEDLTQDRLDLPGAALSVLTIGLACYALTSGVEHGWLAAGTLGAAVGAVLAAVAFVAHERRTTDPMLDLRLFANGTVRGAAIAQAGTSIAMASVMFGLILHFQYAYGWSPVRAGLANLPLIATMVLATPVSEGLAKRLGHRIACLIGAALLAGGLAILSWGVFHGYVAIAAGMVVMTLGLRTIMTIGAVALVDAMPANRTSIGTALNDTAQEVGTSVGTAVVGTLIAVLVTKALPVGTWSDDLVHSFFHGERITYAILAVLAGVVAAYGASSLTNSHDVEEVH encoded by the coding sequence ATGAGCACGACGACCACCCCACCGGTCGCGGCGGCCCCCACGTCGTCGCGCACCTATCCCTCTCTCCGCGCCGCGTGGATCCCCATGACGGCCCTCTGCCTGGCGTTCTTCGTCGAGATGGTCGACAACACGCTGCTGTCGATCGCCCTGCCGACGATCGGCCGCGACCTCGGCGCGGGCACCACCGACCTGCAGTGGGTCACCGGCGCGTACTCGCTGACGTTCGGCGGCCTGCTCCTGACGGCCGGCTCGATCGCCGACCGCTGGGGCCGCCGACGGGTGCTGCTGATCGGCCTCGCGCTCTTCGGGGCGCTCAGCCTGCTCGTCGTGTTCGTCGACTCGTCCCCCGGACTGATCGCGCTGCGCGCCGGGCTCGGGATCGCGGCGGCGATGATGGCGCCGATCACCAACTCGCTCGTCTTCCGGCTGTTCGAGGAGGACGCGCTGCGGATGCGGGCGATGACGGTGATGATCGTCGTCGGCATGTCCGGGTTCATCCTGGGGCCGCTGCTCGGCGGCACCGCGCTGGCGCACGTCCGCTGGGAGTGGCTCCTGGCCGTCAACGCCCCGATCGCGGTCATCGCGTCGGTCGGCGTGCGGCTCGGCGTGGCGCCCGACCGTCCCGAGGACCTGACGCAGGACCGGCTCGACCTGCCGGGCGCCGCCCTCAGCGTCCTGACGATCGGCCTGGCGTGCTACGCCCTGACGAGCGGCGTGGAGCACGGCTGGCTCGCGGCCGGCACCCTCGGCGCCGCCGTCGGCGCGGTCCTCGCCGCCGTCGCCTTCGTCGCCCACGAGCGGCGCACGACCGACCCGATGCTCGACCTGCGGCTGTTCGCGAACGGCACCGTCCGCGGGGCGGCGATCGCCCAGGCGGGCACCTCGATCGCGATGGCCAGCGTCATGTTCGGCCTGATCCTGCACTTCCAGTACGCCTACGGCTGGTCGCCGGTGCGGGCGGGCCTGGCGAACCTGCCGCTGATCGCCACGATGGTGCTGGCGACCCCGGTCTCCGAGGGCCTCGCCAAGCGCCTGGGTCACCGCATCGCGTGCCTGATCGGCGCGGCGCTGCTGGCCGGCGGCCTGGCGATCCTGTCCTGGGGCGTCTTCCACGGCTACGTGGCGATCGCGGCCGGCATGGTCGTCATGACCCTCGGGCTGCGGACGATCATGACCATCGGCGCGGTGGCGCTCGTCGACGCGATGCCCGCCAACCGCACCTCGATCGGCACGGCGCTCAACGACACCGCGCAGGAGGTCGGCACGAGCGTCGGCACCGCCGTCGTCGGCACGCTGATCGCGGTGCTCGTCACGAAGGCGCTGCCCGTCGGCACGTGGAGCGACGACCTCGTCCACTCGTTCTTCCACGGCGAGCGGATCACCTACGCGATCCTCGCCGTCCTCGCCGGCGTGGTCGCCGCCTACGGCGCGTCGAGCCTGACGAACTCGCACGACGTCGAGGAGGTGCACTGA
- a CDS encoding LLM class flavin-dependent oxidoreductase codes for MAVRLSVLDLATAGGDVTPRDALLGSAELAKRAEAWGYGRYWFSEHHNMPSIVSSTPAVLAGFIAANTERIRVGAGGVMLPNHSPLIVAEQYGTLETLYPGRIDLGLGRAPGTDLDTVRAMRRSPEASDRFPQDVVELQALLGPSRPGQTVRAIPGEGTNVPLYILGSSLFGARLAAQLGLPYAFASHFAPAELLNAARLYREEFQPSEALDAPYMIASMNVFAADTEDDAQLLYATALEKMARALSGRSVSSGDRAETEAILRSPVGRHALQMLHYSAVGDGDGAAEQVAAFAAGCGADEVMVAMNVADLPARMRSYELLAARVVTDEAQAVAGG; via the coding sequence ATGGCGGTGCGGTTGTCGGTACTCGATCTGGCCACGGCGGGCGGCGACGTCACGCCGCGGGACGCGCTCCTCGGCAGCGCCGAGCTCGCGAAGCGGGCCGAGGCGTGGGGCTACGGGCGCTACTGGTTCTCGGAGCACCACAACATGCCGAGCATCGTCTCGTCGACCCCGGCGGTCCTCGCGGGGTTCATCGCGGCGAACACGGAGCGCATCCGCGTGGGGGCGGGCGGCGTGATGCTGCCCAACCACTCGCCGCTGATCGTCGCCGAGCAGTACGGCACGCTCGAGACCCTCTACCCCGGGCGCATCGACCTGGGCCTGGGGCGGGCGCCGGGCACCGACCTGGACACCGTGCGCGCGATGCGCCGGTCGCCCGAGGCGTCGGACCGCTTCCCGCAGGACGTCGTCGAGCTGCAGGCGCTCCTGGGGCCGTCGCGGCCGGGGCAGACCGTGCGCGCCATCCCGGGCGAGGGCACGAACGTGCCGCTCTACATCCTGGGCTCGTCGCTGTTCGGCGCGCGCCTCGCGGCCCAGCTGGGCCTGCCGTACGCCTTCGCGTCGCACTTCGCGCCGGCGGAGCTGCTGAACGCCGCCCGCCTGTACCGCGAGGAGTTCCAGCCGTCGGAGGCGCTGGACGCGCCGTACATGATCGCCAGCATGAACGTCTTCGCCGCCGACACCGAGGACGACGCGCAGCTGCTGTACGCGACGGCGCTCGAGAAGATGGCCCGCGCGCTCAGCGGCCGCTCCGTCTCGTCGGGCGACCGCGCCGAGACCGAGGCCATCCTGCGCTCGCCGGTCGGGCGCCACGCGCTGCAGATGCTCCACTACTCGGCGGTCGGCGACGGGGACGGCGCCGCCGAGCAGGTGGCCGCCTTCGCCGCGGGCTGCGGCGCGGACGAGGTCATGGTCGCGATGAACGTCGCCGACCTGCCCGCGCGGATGCGCTCGTACGAGCTGCTGGCCGCCCGCGTCGTCACCGACGAGGCGCAGGCGGTCGCCGGCGGCTGA
- a CDS encoding metalloregulator ArsR/SmtB family transcription factor encodes MDSLSTTEGPAELFAATGRALGHPKRLELLTLLAQTERSVEDLSTLAGQSLATTSAQLQTLRRAGLVVRRRAGTHAYYRLAGPAVLDLLVALQRVTVGLHAGEHLAAPGADDADDVPVRTLERDELLRGARSGRVLVLDVRPTEEYASGHIPGAVSLPLEELEDRLGEIPTDVEVVAYCRGAYCLLSHDAARLLRERGRDASVLDHGMNEWRAAGQPVGAGR; translated from the coding sequence ATGGACTCCTTGAGCACGACGGAGGGCCCGGCCGAGCTGTTCGCCGCGACGGGGCGCGCGCTGGGGCATCCGAAGCGCCTGGAGCTGCTGACCCTGCTGGCGCAGACCGAGCGCTCCGTGGAGGACCTGTCCACGCTGGCCGGCCAGTCGCTGGCGACGACGTCCGCGCAGCTGCAGACGCTGCGGCGGGCCGGGCTGGTCGTCCGCCGGCGCGCCGGCACCCACGCCTACTACCGGCTGGCGGGCCCCGCGGTGCTCGACCTGCTCGTGGCCCTGCAGCGCGTCACGGTCGGCCTGCACGCCGGCGAGCACCTCGCCGCGCCGGGCGCCGACGACGCCGACGACGTGCCCGTGCGCACGCTGGAGCGGGACGAGCTGCTGCGCGGCGCGCGCTCCGGTCGCGTGCTCGTCCTCGACGTCCGCCCGACGGAGGAGTACGCCAGCGGGCACATCCCCGGCGCGGTCTCGCTGCCGCTGGAGGAGCTCGAGGACCGGCTCGGCGAGATCCCCACCGACGTCGAGGTCGTCGCGTACTGCCGCGGCGCGTACTGCCTGCTCTCGCACGACGCCGCCCGACTGCTGCGCGAGCGCGGCCGCGACGCCTCCGTGCTGGACCACGGCATGAACGAGTGGCGCGCCGCCGGGCAGCCGGTCGGGGCCGGGCGTTGA
- a CDS encoding SDR family oxidoreductase: MDGVNDTKTALVTGANKGIGLAIARGLGARGFRVAVGARDEDRRAAAVEGLRAEGVDAFGVALDVTDDASVAAAAQALEREAGRLDVLVNNAGIAGRTDGGAQDPTTLDLDVLRTVLDTNVLGVVRVTNAVLPLLLRAPAPRIVNLSSTMGSLGLQAGPILAAYAPSKTMLNGITTQYARRLADTPVVVNAACPGYVATDFTGHDGPRTPEEGAAVVLRLATLPDDGPRGGFFDDGGVVPW; this comes from the coding sequence ATCGACGGGGTGAACGACACGAAGACCGCGCTGGTCACCGGCGCGAACAAGGGCATCGGCCTCGCGATCGCCCGCGGCCTGGGCGCGCGCGGGTTCCGCGTCGCCGTCGGCGCGCGCGACGAGGACCGCCGCGCGGCCGCCGTCGAGGGGCTGCGCGCCGAGGGCGTCGACGCGTTCGGCGTCGCCCTCGACGTGACGGACGACGCGAGCGTCGCGGCGGCCGCGCAGGCGCTGGAGCGCGAGGCCGGGCGCCTCGACGTCCTCGTCAACAACGCCGGCATCGCCGGCCGCACCGACGGCGGGGCGCAGGACCCGACGACGCTCGACCTGGACGTCCTCCGCACCGTCCTGGACACGAACGTCCTGGGCGTCGTCCGCGTGACGAACGCGGTGCTGCCGCTGCTGCTGCGGGCGCCGGCGCCGCGGATCGTGAACCTGTCGAGCACGATGGGCTCGCTCGGCCTGCAGGCCGGCCCGATCCTGGCCGCGTACGCGCCGTCGAAGACGATGCTGAACGGCATCACCACCCAGTATGCGCGCCGGCTGGCCGACACGCCGGTCGTCGTCAACGCCGCGTGCCCCGGCTACGTGGCGACCGACTTCACCGGGCACGACGGGCCCCGCACGCCGGAGGAGGGCGCCGCGGTGGTGCTGCGCCTGGCGACCCTGCCGGACGACGGGCCGCGCGGCGGCTTCTTCGACGACGGCGGCGTCGTGCCCTGGTGA
- a CDS encoding BTAD domain-containing putative transcriptional regulator, translated as MRVVILGPLEVWRDGRPVPVAGGRVRALLVRLALDAGHDVGRDALVDAIWEAAPPADAGHALQALVSRLRRALGSDAVRTGAAGYRLAVAPEDVDALAFEAEARAGATALRAGDASEAAHVLRDALARWRGAALGELTGTHRFAADAADRLDALRVGATADRIEADLRLGGGADLLPELDRLTADHPLHERLAAQRLRALAAAGRPAEALAAYEAVRVRLDAELGALPSAELRAAHLALVDGTADAPAPVAARGAAAPDDGPGPGAQPSPAPVPALGRRSTLRAPLTSFVGREDQIERLDALVAAHRLVTLVGPGGAGKTRLAGEVARRQEHAVADGVWMAELATVTAPGDVPASVLGALGLREARLLAHAAGPGAAASAATPESDPTEHLLDVLAERETVLVLDNCEHVIGAAAALADRLLAHCPRLRIVATSREPLGVPGERLEPVAPLGLPPAGADARTAAAYPAVRLFADRAAAASPGFAVDDATVGSVVEICRRLDGLPLALELAAARLRSLPVAQVAARLDDRFRLLTGGSRTALPRQQTLRAVVDWSWDLLSEEERLVARRIAVFPGGVTPESAAAVCAGDGRDALAVLDLLAALVDRSLLVLVDREAPRYRMLETIREYGLEQLTACGEDAATRTAHARFFAALAAEADAHLRGPEQLRWFRRLQPERDDLLAALRRLADEGDARSALALAVSLIWFWVLSGRPNEAVATVRLAHEVPGDADPVDRLLAESVLLLRGPVPVADVGPPLSAVLDRLDDLDLSRRPLAQAAAPVLAWFSSNPDRADRLFARARESRDPWVRATVPLGLGRVAENAGDVAGFRRHLEEALAAFRALGERWGLTTTLSALSGLMLLEDDLDGAAAALEEVQRVVRELGADGDDAHLRFDLADVRWRRGDLEGARDDAARALDATDVGGVEAAFATAFLARITGLLGDGDRARELIAAALETAGRAQVQRPERGHIQAAIRAQAALVALDGEDAAGARRHLAHAYPEALRSEDGPIIALVGVAVAGLAAAVGDAAGAAEILGAAARLRGAEDRTQPDVVRLTARLRTTLGEQAYAAAFAAGRERDRDDALRRLDPAGVSAA; from the coding sequence GTGCGCGTGGTCATCCTCGGACCGCTGGAGGTCTGGCGCGACGGACGCCCCGTGCCCGTCGCGGGCGGCCGCGTCCGCGCGCTGCTCGTGCGGCTGGCGCTCGACGCCGGGCACGACGTCGGCCGCGACGCGCTCGTCGACGCCATCTGGGAGGCGGCCCCGCCGGCCGACGCGGGGCACGCGCTGCAGGCGCTGGTCTCGCGCCTGCGGCGGGCGCTCGGGAGCGACGCCGTGCGGACCGGCGCCGCCGGCTATCGCCTGGCGGTCGCGCCCGAGGACGTCGACGCGCTGGCGTTCGAGGCCGAGGCGCGGGCGGGCGCCACGGCCCTGCGCGCGGGGGATGCGTCGGAGGCCGCCCACGTCCTGCGCGACGCGCTGGCCCGGTGGCGTGGCGCCGCGCTCGGCGAGCTGACCGGCACGCACCGCTTCGCGGCGGACGCCGCCGACCGCCTGGACGCCCTGCGCGTCGGCGCGACCGCGGACCGCATCGAGGCGGACCTGCGGCTGGGCGGCGGGGCCGACCTGCTGCCCGAGCTCGACCGGCTCACCGCCGACCATCCGCTGCACGAGCGGCTCGCGGCCCAGCGCCTGCGCGCGCTCGCGGCGGCCGGGCGGCCGGCCGAGGCGCTGGCCGCCTACGAGGCCGTCCGCGTGCGTCTGGACGCCGAGCTCGGCGCCCTGCCGTCCGCCGAGCTGCGGGCCGCGCACCTGGCCCTCGTCGACGGCACCGCCGACGCGCCGGCGCCCGTGGCGGCCCGCGGCGCGGCGGCGCCCGACGACGGCCCCGGGCCCGGGGCCCAGCCGTCGCCCGCTCCCGTCCCGGCGCTCGGCCGCCGCAGCACCCTGCGCGCCCCCCTGACGAGCTTCGTCGGCCGCGAGGACCAGATCGAGCGCCTGGACGCGCTCGTCGCGGCACACCGGCTGGTCACCCTGGTCGGGCCCGGCGGGGCCGGCAAGACGCGGCTGGCGGGCGAGGTCGCCCGGCGGCAGGAGCACGCGGTCGCCGACGGGGTATGGATGGCCGAGCTGGCGACGGTGACCGCTCCGGGCGACGTGCCCGCAAGCGTCCTCGGCGCGCTCGGCCTGCGCGAGGCGCGGCTGCTGGCGCACGCGGCCGGCCCCGGCGCCGCGGCCTCCGCCGCGACGCCCGAGAGCGACCCGACCGAACACCTGCTGGACGTCCTGGCGGAGCGCGAGACCGTCCTGGTCCTCGACAACTGCGAGCACGTGATCGGCGCGGCCGCCGCCCTCGCCGACCGGCTCCTCGCCCACTGCCCGCGGCTGCGGATCGTCGCGACGAGCCGCGAGCCGCTCGGGGTCCCCGGGGAGCGCCTGGAGCCCGTCGCGCCGCTGGGCCTGCCGCCCGCCGGCGCCGACGCCCGGACGGCGGCCGCCTACCCCGCCGTCCGGCTGTTCGCCGACCGCGCGGCCGCCGCGTCGCCCGGCTTCGCCGTCGACGACGCCACCGTCGGCAGCGTCGTCGAGATCTGCCGGCGCCTGGACGGGCTGCCGCTGGCGCTCGAGCTCGCCGCCGCGCGGCTGCGCTCCCTGCCCGTGGCCCAGGTCGCGGCGCGCCTGGACGACCGCTTCCGCCTGCTGACCGGCGGCAGCCGCACCGCGCTGCCCCGCCAGCAGACGCTGCGGGCGGTCGTCGACTGGAGCTGGGACCTGCTGTCGGAGGAGGAGCGCCTCGTCGCCCGCCGCATCGCGGTCTTCCCCGGCGGCGTGACGCCGGAGAGCGCCGCCGCGGTCTGCGCCGGCGACGGCCGGGACGCCCTCGCCGTCCTCGACCTGCTCGCCGCGCTCGTCGACCGCTCCCTGCTGGTCCTCGTCGACCGCGAGGCCCCGCGGTACCGGATGCTGGAGACCATCCGCGAGTACGGCCTGGAGCAGCTGACGGCGTGCGGCGAGGACGCCGCCACCCGCACCGCGCACGCGCGGTTCTTCGCCGCGCTCGCCGCCGAGGCCGACGCGCACCTGCGCGGCCCCGAGCAGCTGCGCTGGTTCCGCCGGCTGCAGCCCGAGCGCGACGACCTGCTCGCGGCGCTGCGCCGGCTGGCCGACGAGGGCGACGCGCGCTCCGCGCTGGCGCTGGCGGTGTCGCTGATCTGGTTCTGGGTGCTGTCCGGGCGCCCGAACGAGGCCGTCGCGACCGTTCGCCTGGCGCACGAGGTCCCCGGCGACGCCGACCCGGTCGACCGCCTGCTCGCCGAGAGCGTGCTGCTGCTCCGCGGCCCCGTGCCCGTCGCGGACGTCGGTCCGCCCCTGTCCGCGGTGCTCGACCGCCTCGACGATCTGGACCTGTCCCGTCGGCCGCTCGCGCAGGCCGCCGCCCCGGTCCTGGCGTGGTTCTCGTCGAACCCCGACCGCGCCGACCGCCTGTTCGCGCGCGCACGCGAGAGCCGTGACCCGTGGGTGCGCGCGACGGTTCCCCTCGGGCTGGGTCGGGTGGCCGAGAACGCCGGCGACGTCGCCGGCTTCCGCCGCCACCTGGAGGAGGCGCTCGCCGCCTTCCGGGCGCTGGGCGAACGCTGGGGGCTGACGACGACGCTGAGCGCGCTGAGCGGCCTGATGCTGCTCGAGGACGACCTGGACGGCGCCGCCGCCGCGCTCGAGGAGGTGCAGCGCGTCGTGCGCGAGCTCGGCGCCGACGGCGACGACGCGCACCTGCGCTTCGACCTGGCCGACGTGCGCTGGCGGCGCGGCGACCTGGAGGGCGCCCGGGACGACGCCGCCCGCGCGCTCGACGCCACCGACGTCGGCGGGGTCGAGGCGGCGTTCGCCACGGCGTTCCTGGCCCGCATCACCGGGCTGCTCGGCGACGGGGACCGCGCCCGCGAGCTGATCGCCGCCGCGCTCGAGACCGCCGGCCGCGCCCAGGTGCAGCGCCCCGAGCGCGGCCACATCCAGGCCGCCATCCGGGCGCAGGCCGCGCTCGTGGCGCTCGACGGCGAGGACGCGGCCGGCGCGCGCCGGCACCTGGCCCACGCGTACCCCGAGGCGCTGCGGAGCGAGGACGGGCCGATCATCGCGCTCGTCGGCGTCGCCGTCGCGGGGCTGGCCGCCGCGGTCGGCGACGCCGCCGGCGCCGCCGAGATCCTGGGCGCGGCGGCGCGCCTGCGTGGTGCCGAGGACCGCACCCAGCCGGACGTCGTCCGCCTGACCGCGCGCCTGCGGACCACGCTCGGCGAGCAGGCCTACGCCGCGGCGTTCGCGGCCGGCCGGGAGCGCGACCGCGACGACGCGCTGCGGCGGCTCGACCCCGCGGGCGTCTCCGCCGCGTGA